The candidate division WOR-3 bacterium genome has a segment encoding these proteins:
- a CDS encoding chemotaxis protein CheA, translated as MIEKKYLELFKSEAEEILTNLEKNILELEKKPASEKILNEIFRLAHTLKGMAAAVEKKDVENFCHRLEDEFDELRKGKKKDLDFDFLFKALDALKMMLEGRGSFSFDELKSVKEKDISKKFYEIEIYIDPQTPLIAARMFVILREFKEKFNVVFSEPSEDEIIKENVSNLLKITLETEREKEEIVEVVESFEDVEHYFIEEKKEIIPEEKEFEIKPLEEIKVKSEKLDTIMDRLGEIVIAKERLFSKLRQIEDREIQDNMENLERLISYLQDDVMSIRLIPAFHILERFKRFVRDKAKEMRKEAELLIEGGDIELDRALLEEMREPLLHIIRNSLDHGIELPEERLKFGKSRKGIIYIKLEREKNSVTIYIKDDGKGVDKNKVIKRAIEKGLISEERAKVLTDKEVFELITIPGFSTKEDTTMISGRGVGLDVVKQFITRMGGFMEIESEYMKGTTIKLKLPLSIAITRGVVVDVSGNRFVIPLVFIQEIIEGSERDIKKIMGRDYMLIRDEVLPCIWMSKKLKLNGSKGEKFSALLIESDRKRALLIVDKVISQMDVVVKSLDIYIMRIPYISGGTILWDGTPSIIIDPSKFMEN; from the coding sequence ATGATAGAAAAAAAATATCTTGAACTTTTTAAAAGTGAGGCAGAGGAGATATTAACAAACTTAGAGAAAAATATACTTGAGCTTGAAAAAAAACCTGCTTCAGAAAAGATATTAAATGAGATTTTTAGACTTGCACATACTTTGAAGGGAATGGCAGCAGCAGTTGAGAAAAAGGATGTAGAAAATTTTTGTCACAGACTTGAGGATGAATTTGATGAGCTAAGAAAAGGCAAAAAGAAAGATTTGGATTTTGATTTTCTCTTTAAAGCATTGGATGCTTTAAAGATGATGCTTGAGGGAAGGGGATCTTTTAGTTTTGATGAGTTAAAATCTGTAAAAGAGAAAGATATATCAAAAAAGTTTTATGAAATAGAAATATACATTGATCCTCAAACCCCTCTTATTGCTGCAAGAATGTTTGTTATTTTAAGGGAATTTAAGGAGAAATTTAATGTAGTTTTTTCAGAACCAAGTGAAGATGAAATAATAAAAGAAAATGTTAGTAATTTACTTAAGATAACACTTGAGACTGAAAGGGAGAAAGAAGAAATTGTGGAGGTGGTTGAGAGTTTTGAAGATGTGGAGCATTATTTTATTGAAGAAAAAAAGGAAATAATACCAGAGGAAAAAGAATTTGAAATTAAGCCTCTTGAAGAAATCAAAGTTAAATCGGAGAAACTTGATACAATAATGGATAGGTTGGGAGAAATAGTTATTGCTAAGGAAAGGTTGTTTTCAAAATTAAGACAAATAGAAGATAGGGAAATACAGGACAATATGGAAAATCTTGAAAGACTTATTTCCTATCTTCAGGATGATGTTATGTCAATAAGACTAATTCCTGCTTTTCATATTCTTGAGAGATTTAAAAGATTTGTAAGAGATAAAGCAAAAGAAATGAGAAAAGAAGCAGAACTTTTAATAGAGGGGGGGGATATTGAACTTGATAGAGCTTTACTTGAGGAGATGAGAGAACCGCTTCTTCATATAATTAGAAATTCTCTTGATCACGGGATTGAGCTCCCTGAGGAAAGATTAAAATTTGGAAAAAGTAGGAAAGGCATAATTTATATAAAACTTGAAAGGGAAAAAAACTCGGTAACAATTTATATAAAAGATGATGGAAAGGGTGTTGATAAAAACAAGGTTATTAAAAGGGCAATTGAAAAAGGTTTAATTTCAGAGGAAAGGGCAAAGGTTTTAACTGACAAAGAGGTTTTTGAACTTATTACAATTCCTGGTTTTTCAACAAAAGAGGATACTACAATGATTTCTGGCAGAGGGGTGGGACTGGATGTTGTTAAACAGTTTATAACAAGGATGGGTGGTTTTATGGAAATTGAAAGTGAATATATGAAGGGTACCACTATAAAACTAAAATTACCTCTTTCTATTGCTATAACAAGAGGTGTGGTTGTTGATGTATCAGGTAACAGATTTGTTATACCCCTTGTTTTTATTCAAGAAATAATAGAAGGAAGTGAGAGAGATATAAAGAAAATTATGGGCAGAGATTACATGTTAATAAGAGATGAAGTTCTTCCATGTATCTGGATGTCTAAGAAATTAAAATTGAATGGTTCAAAAGGAGAGAAGTTTTCTGCTCTTTTGATAGAAAGTGATAGAAAAAGGGCTCTTTTAATAGTGGATAAAGTTATTTCTCAGATGGATGTAGTAGTAAAATCTCTTGACATTTATATTATGAGAATACCCTATATCTCAGGAGGAACAATTTTGTGGGATGGAACCCCATCAATTATTATAGACCCTTCAAAATTTATGGAGAATTAA
- a CDS encoding type II secretion system F family protein, whose amino-acid sequence MPTFVWKGRTPEGRAVEGEMSAESQQEVISALRKRNIIPISVNIKEKKKLPSLEDLFPSKIKVDEMAMFTKQFATMLEAGLPLMDALNTLYIQTKNRTLKKTIGKIAEDLEGGYTLADSMRKHKKVFSDLYVNMVEAGEKGGALGEILIRLAEYLEKTADLQRKIKGAMVYPVIVLVVAIAATVALLVFVIPTFANLYEGFGAELPFLTKMVIGLSNFVKKFILLIILFIVAIVVGLRMWYGTDPGKEVIDRVMLKFPIIGNLIHKQALSRFSRTLSTLLRSGVPLIDSMDITSKTTGNRVVQHALERARNSIREGSTISSPLQKSGVFPPLVVQMVHIGEQSGNLDEMLLKVSEFYDKEVDAAVDALTSALEPLIMVVLGGVVGTMVIAMYLPIFKLIPTLMQSLSK is encoded by the coding sequence ATGCCAACTTTTGTATGGAAAGGAAGAACTCCTGAAGGAAGGGCAGTTGAAGGAGAGATGTCAGCAGAATCCCAGCAGGAAGTAATTTCAGCTTTAAGAAAAAGAAATATCATACCAATTTCTGTAAATATTAAAGAAAAAAAGAAATTACCCTCTCTTGAAGACCTTTTTCCATCAAAAATAAAAGTTGATGAAATGGCTATGTTTACAAAACAGTTTGCAACAATGCTGGAAGCTGGTCTCCCTTTAATGGATGCTCTAAACACTCTTTATATTCAGACTAAAAATAGAACCCTTAAAAAAACAATAGGAAAAATTGCAGAAGACCTTGAAGGTGGTTATACTCTTGCAGATTCTATGAGAAAACATAAAAAAGTCTTCTCTGACCTCTATGTTAATATGGTAGAAGCAGGAGAAAAAGGTGGTGCTTTAGGTGAGATACTCATACGTCTTGCTGAATACCTTGAAAAAACTGCTGATTTGCAGAGAAAAATTAAAGGTGCAATGGTTTACCCTGTTATAGTTTTAGTTGTAGCCATTGCAGCAACAGTAGCCCTACTTGTATTTGTTATTCCAACCTTTGCTAATCTTTATGAAGGCTTTGGTGCAGAACTTCCTTTTCTCACAAAGATGGTTATTGGGCTTTCCAATTTTGTTAAAAAATTTATTTTATTAATTATTTTATTTATTGTTGCAATTGTTGTGGGATTAAGAATGTGGTATGGAACAGATCCAGGAAAGGAAGTTATAGATAGAGTTATGTTAAAATTTCCTATAATCGGTAACCTTATTCACAAACAGGCACTTTCAAGATTTTCAAGAACCCTTTCCACACTTTTAAGAAGTGGTGTTCCTTTAATAGACTCAATGGACATAACATCCAAAACAACTGGAAACAGAGTTGTCCAGCATGCCCTGGAAAGAGCAAGAAATTCAATAAGAGAAGGATCAACAATTTCTTCACCCTTACAAAAATCAGGAGTATTTCCTCCACTTGTTGTCCAGATGGTACACATAGGAGAGCAATCCGGAAATTTGGACGAAATGTTATTAAAAGTATCTGAGTTCTATGATAAAGAAGTGGATGCAGCTGTGGATGCTCTTACATCAGCGCTTGAACCTCTAATTATGGTGGTACTTGGAGGGGTTGTTGGAACCATGGTTATAGCCATGTATTTACCTATATTCAAACTTATACCAACTTTAATGCAAAGCCTTTCTAAATAA
- a CDS encoding response regulator, whose translation MNPRVLIVDDAQFMRKLLADILKKGGYEICGEASNGEEAVRLYRELKPDIVTMDIVMPDKSGIDAVREIISFDPHAKIIMVSAMGQQPLVLEAIQAGAKDYIVKPFQPARVLEAVERVIKSK comes from the coding sequence ATGAATCCGAGAGTATTAATAGTAGATGATGCACAATTCATGAGGAAACTTCTTGCAGATATATTAAAAAAGGGTGGTTATGAAATATGTGGAGAGGCTTCAAATGGTGAAGAGGCTGTAAGACTTTATAGGGAACTTAAACCTGATATTGTGACAATGGATATAGTCATGCCTGATAAAAGTGGAATAGACGCAGTTAGAGAAATAATATCTTTTGATCCTCATGCAAAAATAATAATGGTATCTGCTATGGGACAACAACCCCTTGTTCTTGAAGCTATTCAAGCTGGAGCTAAGGACTACATAGTAAAACCTTTCCAGCCTGCTAGGGTCCTTGAAGCTGTTGAAAGAGTTATAAAGTCAAAATGA
- the cas6 gene encoding CRISPR-associated endoribonuclease Cas6 has protein sequence MRLKLLVGEDKEYKIPWSYNYFLASSIYYLLSKYSLKFSYNIHSKGWSYKNKNFKLFSFSPLFPQKISFEKDYILMIGPLTFILSSPDSVFIEILESVLKKEGFLKLICYNLPVLKTKIFEISEIKNELKAKTLSPLVVSQSKKEGDKSFSIYLSPETEHFYHKLKEIIKNKFECFTGERLSDYDIEIMCESYKSKLYSIKNIKVKGYMATLNLRGNIQVLRFIMDSGLGEKTSMGFGMVEKTS, from the coding sequence TTGAGGCTGAAGCTTCTGGTTGGTGAAGATAAAGAATACAAGATCCCTTGGTCATATAATTATTTCCTTGCTTCTTCTATCTATTATCTTTTAAGTAAATATAGTTTAAAATTTTCATACAATATTCATTCAAAAGGATGGAGTTATAAGAATAAAAATTTTAAACTTTTTTCCTTTTCTCCTCTTTTCCCTCAAAAAATTTCTTTTGAAAAGGATTATATATTAATGATAGGTCCTTTAACTTTTATACTTTCTTCACCAGATTCAGTTTTTATTGAAATTCTTGAAAGTGTTTTAAAAAAAGAAGGCTTTTTGAAGCTCATTTGCTATAATCTTCCTGTTTTAAAAACAAAGATATTTGAAATAAGCGAAATTAAGAATGAATTAAAAGCTAAAACACTTTCTCCTCTTGTTGTTTCTCAGAGCAAAAAAGAGGGGGATAAAAGTTTTTCAATTTATCTTTCTCCTGAAACCGAGCATTTTTACCATAAATTAAAAGAAATAATAAAAAATAAATTTGAATGTTTTACAGGGGAAAGGCTTTCAGATTATGATATAGAAATAATGTGTGAATCGTATAAGTCAAAGCTTTACTCCATCAAAAACATAAAAGTTAAAGGGTATATGGCTACTTTGAATTTAAGGGGTAATATTCAGGTTTTAAGATTTATAATGGATTCTGGACTGGGAGAAAAAACTTCAATGGGTTTCGGAATGGTGGAAAAAACAAGCTGA
- a CDS encoding chemotaxis protein CheW, which produces MEKKQIIAFRISEKEFSFLMENVLEISEPKPVVPVPLSPPHFKGIFNLRGNVVPLFDLKKRMNIEENGEGKEKFFIILSPELKRIYACEVDTILGVFECEEIKMGEIPENIKKDIDRSLLKGQAVVEKRKFLIIDPKKIPGEVQIHFK; this is translated from the coding sequence ATGGAAAAAAAACAAATAATTGCTTTTAGGATTTCTGAAAAGGAATTTTCTTTTCTTATGGAAAATGTTCTTGAGATTTCAGAACCAAAACCAGTTGTTCCTGTTCCACTTTCTCCCCCTCATTTTAAAGGAATTTTTAACTTAAGGGGCAATGTTGTACCTCTTTTTGATTTAAAAAAAAGAATGAACATTGAAGAAAATGGAGAAGGTAAAGAAAAGTTTTTTATTATACTTTCTCCTGAGCTAAAGAGAATTTATGCCTGTGAGGTAGATACAATCCTTGGAGTTTTTGAATGTGAAGAGATTAAAATGGGTGAAATTCCAGAAAATATAAAAAAAGATATAGATAGGTCCCTTTTAAAAGGTCAAGCTGTTGTTGAGAAGAGAAAATTTTTAATAATAGATCCAAAAAAGATTCCCGGTGAGGTTCAAATCCATTTTAAATAG
- a CDS encoding tetratricopeptide repeat protein: protein MRSPTQEEIRILKSFATKIDPFDPAAHNNLAVVYFNRGLFDEAINELKKALDIDPDFNIARINLEIILKKTKKKEDLIDKYFRKVEQNPEDINARLEYAKTLYQLAKYSHALREYREVLLRDSKNKEAIKGVIRCYKKMGKFPEAIAAIRRAQRILPEDLDIKLDLGEVLYNQGNYDSAIKVLREVIEKDPNNAKAHLYLSFALGEKGYLEEALEEAIKAKELDPRISKVQGALGIDEEAPSIEELLQESIGIIEIKADPFESRLNLLEAYKNKLFLREAKNILEELKKMDDTRPELKKIEAEIFLLEENWDKAISLIEEIKEKDFHTWNMYAIALSRRGDTEKARKIFEGIKNYPYALNNLACIIANENREKAKEYFQRSYEIEPGFIVPLYNLSLIAIEENNLEKSLQYLKEINEIEKENPFYLTLYAKILNEIGEKYKAKELLREALRIEPDFSYAAFLLSKINGEDVSFKEEEKANVFQYLFAIEGSPRPVESRIFPSKEVEEFEGDKFLELKKVKILLKNRDFENALKLLLPLNKKYPEDKEILYLLALAYENLGFYENAENFYFKLLKEKEDDRIRLHLAHVFYRTKRYDRAEEELDKILKKDKEYIDVLLLKAKIKERKGELNEALEVLNKVLKKSKPDNKIIMWFGELLEKLERYEEARKEYEKIIKEDSKNKEALYAYARCSLKLKDEENFRNKIEVLKKEGATKYADLLIAIELTAKGKYKEAIEIFKSLQKDFFLKEELHFYFGVCYALIGKYAKAIEEWTKVVRLSENSPLAKKAKEHSALALKWLKMLEKEVRI from the coding sequence ATGAGATCTCCTACTCAGGAAGAGATTAGAATTTTGAAGTCTTTTGCTACAAAGATTGATCCATTTGATCCAGCAGCTCATAACAACCTTGCGGTAGTTTATTTCAACAGAGGCTTATTTGATGAAGCTATTAATGAGCTTAAAAAAGCTCTTGATATTGATCCAGATTTTAATATAGCAAGAATCAATCTTGAAATAATTTTAAAAAAAACCAAGAAAAAAGAAGATCTTATTGATAAATATTTTAGGAAAGTAGAACAAAATCCTGAGGATATTAACGCAAGGCTTGAATATGCAAAGACCCTTTACCAATTAGCAAAATACTCACATGCTTTGAGGGAGTATAGAGAGGTTTTGCTAAGAGATTCAAAAAATAAGGAAGCAATTAAAGGGGTGATAAGATGTTACAAAAAAATGGGAAAATTTCCAGAGGCAATTGCAGCAATTAGAAGAGCTCAAAGAATTCTACCAGAAGATTTAGATATTAAACTTGATCTGGGAGAAGTTTTATATAATCAGGGAAATTATGACTCAGCAATAAAAGTTCTAAGAGAAGTAATTGAAAAAGACCCAAACAATGCAAAAGCTCATCTTTATCTTTCTTTCGCTCTTGGAGAAAAAGGATATTTAGAAGAAGCCTTAGAAGAAGCTATAAAGGCAAAAGAGCTTGACCCCAGGATATCAAAAGTTCAAGGAGCACTTGGTATAGATGAAGAAGCTCCATCTATTGAGGAATTATTACAGGAATCCATAGGAATAATTGAGATAAAAGCAGATCCTTTTGAATCAAGACTTAATCTTCTTGAAGCATACAAAAACAAACTCTTCTTGAGGGAAGCAAAGAATATTCTTGAAGAACTAAAGAAAATGGATGATACAAGACCCGAATTAAAGAAAATAGAGGCTGAAATCTTTCTACTTGAAGAGAACTGGGATAAGGCTATTTCTTTAATAGAAGAAATTAAAGAAAAGGACTTTCATACATGGAATATGTACGCAATAGCTCTTTCGAGAAGGGGAGATACAGAAAAAGCAAGAAAAATTTTCGAAGGGATAAAGAATTATCCTTATGCTTTAAATAATTTAGCCTGTATAATAGCAAATGAAAATAGAGAAAAAGCCAAAGAATATTTTCAGAGATCCTATGAAATTGAGCCAGGTTTTATAGTTCCACTTTATAATTTATCTCTCATAGCAATTGAAGAGAATAATTTGGAAAAAAGCCTTCAGTATCTTAAAGAGATTAATGAAATTGAAAAGGAGAACCCATTTTATCTTACTCTTTATGCAAAAATACTTAATGAGATTGGAGAAAAATATAAAGCAAAAGAACTTTTGAGAGAAGCTTTAAGAATAGAACCTGATTTTTCTTATGCTGCCTTTTTACTTTCAAAAATAAACGGTGAAGATGTTAGTTTTAAGGAAGAAGAAAAGGCAAATGTATTCCAATATCTATTTGCTATTGAAGGTTCCCCAAGACCTGTTGAATCAAGAATTTTCCCTTCTAAAGAGGTTGAAGAATTTGAGGGTGATAAGTTTCTTGAGTTAAAAAAAGTTAAAATTCTTTTAAAGAATAGGGATTTTGAAAATGCCCTTAAGCTTTTACTTCCCCTTAATAAAAAATATCCTGAGGATAAGGAGATTCTTTATTTACTTGCCCTTGCTTACGAAAACCTTGGTTTTTATGAAAATGCAGAGAATTTTTATTTTAAATTACTTAAAGAAAAAGAGGATGATAGAATAAGATTGCACCTTGCACATGTATTTTATAGAACAAAAAGATATGATAGGGCAGAGGAAGAATTAGATAAGATTCTAAAGAAAGATAAAGAGTACATTGATGTTTTACTTTTAAAGGCAAAAATAAAGGAAAGAAAGGGTGAATTGAATGAAGCCTTGGAAGTTTTAAACAAGGTATTAAAAAAATCTAAACCTGATAATAAGATAATAATGTGGTTTGGTGAATTGCTTGAAAAACTCGAAAGATACGAGGAGGCAAGAAAAGAGTATGAAAAAATCATTAAAGAAGATAGTAAAAATAAGGAAGCACTTTATGCATATGCGAGATGTTCTTTAAAATTAAAGGATGAAGAAAATTTTAGAAATAAAATAGAGGTTTTAAAGAAAGAGGGAGCTACTAAATATGCTGATCTTCTAATTGCCATTGAACTTACAGCAAAGGGTAAATACAAAGAAGCTATAGAGATTTTTAAATCCTTGCAAAAGGATTTCTTTTTAAAAGAGGAATTGCATTTCTATTTCGGTGTATGCTACGCTTTAATTGGAAAGTATGCAAAAGCAATTGAAGAATGGACTAAAGTTGTGAGGCTTTCCGAGAATTCACCTCTTGCAAAAAAGGCAAAGGAACATTCTGCACTTGCATTAAAATGGTTAAAAATGCTTGAAAAGGAGGTGCGAATTTAA
- a CDS encoding chemotaxis protein CheC — MKEEEGIFGIEGLREVANIGCGHAATALSGLINRKVMMSVPEVFIGDMGTVFEKVAGKTDEEAIGILLYFLGDLTGLTLLLLSKEEAISLLSLLIRERVSEINEQEESALKEVGNIITGAYMTALSDFLGLLALPTVPFLKNDNIRAILSDAFLQIEAERGFALCIKSILKIENGLEIKIAFFFLPDEHAIGIIQEKLKSFFE; from the coding sequence ATGAAAGAAGAAGAAGGAATTTTTGGTATTGAAGGTTTGAGGGAAGTAGCAAATATTGGTTGCGGTCATGCAGCCACCGCACTTTCTGGTCTTATAAACAGAAAGGTAATGATGAGTGTACCTGAGGTTTTTATAGGTGATATGGGAACTGTTTTTGAAAAAGTTGCAGGTAAGACTGATGAAGAAGCTATTGGAATTCTTCTTTATTTTTTAGGAGATCTTACCGGACTTACTCTCCTTTTACTTTCAAAAGAAGAAGCTATTTCCCTTTTATCTCTTTTAATCAGAGAAAGGGTTTCTGAAATTAATGAACAGGAAGAATCTGCTTTAAAGGAAGTGGGGAATATTATCACAGGAGCATATATGACAGCCTTATCAGATTTTCTTGGACTTTTAGCCCTACCTACTGTACCCTTTTTAAAGAATGATAATATAAGGGCTATTCTTTCAGATGCTTTTCTTCAGATTGAGGCAGAAAGAGGTTTTGCTTTATGCATAAAGTCAATTTTGAAAATAGAAAATGGATTAGAAATAAAGATAGCATTTTTCTTTTTACCTGATGAACACGCAATTGGTATAATTCAGGAAAAATTAAAATCCTTTTTTGAATGA
- a CDS encoding DUF4388 domain-containing protein, whose translation MPIEGKLEELSLIDFLQILAMNRKTGKIKAINELKKEKNSAEIILKRGNLQLITIVGDDFLYTKIKQSGLLKDLKEDLKFNEKEILKIAYEKIKDLSPIIKILRMSNETRMFEILSWKKGIFRFDEIKDEGEVLPDPFSFDIQDILLESSRRLDEWEEISKKIPSYSLVPVLSEKWLNEGASALDLSPLEWKILSLVDGRRKIEDIMEEFRLSSIEVAKEIIRLHERGIIEFKEVDKAIEEKAKREAEELFLKARDMIKKGKYLEAEAFLSKALSLYPDFIMAHLLLADLYFLLKNYRLASQEYYQVIRRDPHNPLGYYGMGFVRVKFGDLQGALKAWEKAYEYSTPDLKERIDRLLSLLRTLLLEIDKRKLLI comes from the coding sequence ATGCCAATTGAAGGTAAACTTGAAGAACTTTCCCTTATTGATTTTTTGCAGATACTTGCTATGAATAGAAAAACAGGTAAGATTAAAGCTATAAATGAACTTAAAAAGGAAAAAAATTCTGCAGAGATTATTTTAAAGAGAGGTAATTTACAGCTTATAACAATAGTTGGTGATGATTTCCTATATACAAAAATAAAACAGTCAGGTCTTTTGAAAGATTTAAAGGAAGATTTAAAATTTAATGAGAAAGAAATTTTAAAAATTGCCTATGAAAAAATTAAAGATCTTTCCCCAATTATAAAAATTTTAAGAATGTCTAATGAAACAAGAATGTTTGAAATTCTTTCATGGAAAAAGGGAATATTTAGGTTTGATGAAATAAAAGATGAAGGAGAAGTTTTGCCAGATCCATTTTCTTTTGATATTCAAGATATTTTACTTGAGAGTTCAAGAAGACTTGATGAATGGGAAGAAATTTCAAAAAAAATACCATCCTATTCCCTTGTTCCCGTTTTATCTGAAAAATGGCTAAATGAGGGTGCTTCCGCTCTTGACCTTTCTCCTCTTGAATGGAAAATACTTTCCCTTGTGGATGGAAGAAGAAAAATTGAGGATATTATGGAGGAATTTAGATTGTCTTCTATTGAAGTAGCAAAAGAGATAATAAGATTACATGAAAGAGGTATTATAGAATTTAAGGAAGTGGATAAAGCTATTGAAGAAAAAGCAAAAAGAGAGGCAGAAGAGCTTTTTTTAAAAGCAAGGGATATGATAAAAAAGGGTAAATATTTAGAAGCTGAAGCTTTTTTGAGTAAAGCTCTCTCCCTTTATCCTGATTTTATAATGGCTCATCTTCTTCTTGCTGATCTATATTTCCTTTTAAAAAATTATAGACTTGCATCACAGGAGTATTATCAAGTAATAAGGAGGGATCCACATAACCCCTTAGGCTACTATGGTATGGGTTTTGTAAGAGTTAAATTTGGAGACCTTCAGGGAGCACTTAAAGCATGGGAAAAAGCTTATGAATATTCAACTCCTGACTTAAAGGAAAGAATTGATAGACTTTTATCCCTTCTAAGGACTTTACTTTTAGAAATTGATAAGAGAAAACTCTTAATATGA
- a CDS encoding HAMP domain-containing sensor histidine kinase: protein MITKKYDYLLRLGLLTRPFIVFFSLFISYYFLREIFEISILPFIFIFLSSVVLSLLFYYSSKKGIKSPIIYLLADTFLIIGIMHFTGGPESVFSILFFLVIITSSLYFEKEKYFYFSVFLLLLYNLFLFLWTKGIIKNPFELEFKTEEILLRGYITTLSLLIASLLSYILSERARRGEKEAEKTDILAREILRNLGEIVIVKNEKGETIFKNSEIPDLFLNNKNIKEFSYDGKQYSLNYSSFDLFKEKFEIYVLRDITKEREMEQILKQKEKEKFLTELSHGLAHEIRNPLAAIQGAITTLLKVKDEDKKKRLIELIKNEIERLDLIIKTFQNYAKIKKIKKEKIYLKSFIKSLASEFGIENIEFKNEKEYIEAEPYLTQIAIQNLIRNAIEAVNGNREKVKVKLIENKIIIEDKGEGIPEEELEKVKYPFYTTKPGGLGMGLPLTERICELHGFKLILKSEKGKGTEAIIELV from the coding sequence TTGATAACAAAAAAATATGATTATCTTTTAAGATTAGGTTTATTAACAAGACCTTTTATTGTATTTTTTTCTCTTTTTATAAGCTACTATTTTTTAAGAGAAATTTTTGAAATATCAATTTTGCCTTTTATCTTTATATTTTTATCTTCAGTAGTTCTTTCTCTTCTTTTTTATTATTCATCAAAAAAAGGAATAAAATCACCAATTATTTATCTTCTTGCTGATACTTTTCTCATAATAGGAATAATGCATTTTACAGGAGGTCCTGAAAGTGTATTTTCAATTCTTTTCTTTCTTGTAATAATAACTTCATCTCTTTATTTTGAAAAAGAAAAATACTTTTATTTTTCAGTATTTTTACTTCTTTTATACAACTTATTTTTATTTTTATGGACCAAAGGAATAATAAAAAATCCTTTTGAGCTTGAATTTAAAACTGAAGAAATTTTATTAAGAGGTTATATCACAACATTATCCTTACTTATAGCCTCTTTATTATCTTACATTCTCTCTGAAAGAGCAAGAAGGGGAGAAAAGGAAGCTGAAAAGACTGATATCCTTGCAAGAGAAATACTTAGAAACCTTGGAGAAATTGTAATAGTTAAAAATGAAAAAGGAGAAACAATTTTCAAAAACTCAGAAATTCCTGATCTTTTTTTAAATAATAAAAATATAAAAGAATTTAGCTATGACGGGAAACAGTATTCTTTGAATTATTCATCTTTTGATTTATTTAAAGAAAAATTTGAAATTTATGTCTTAAGGGATATTACAAAGGAAAGAGAAATGGAACAAATTTTAAAGCAGAAAGAGAAAGAAAAATTTTTAACAGAACTTTCCCATGGACTTGCTCATGAAATAAGAAATCCTCTTGCTGCAATTCAGGGAGCCATAACAACACTTTTAAAAGTAAAAGATGAAGATAAGAAGAAGCGTCTTATTGAACTTATTAAGAATGAAATTGAAAGACTTGATTTAATCATTAAAACCTTTCAAAATTATGCAAAAATTAAAAAAATAAAAAAGGAAAAAATATATTTAAAGAGTTTTATAAAAAGCTTAGCTTCAGAATTCGGAATAGAAAATATAGAATTTAAAAATGAGAAAGAGTACATTGAGGCAGAACCCTATTTAACTCAAATAGCTATCCAGAACCTCATAAGAAATGCTATTGAGGCTGTAAATGGAAATAGGGAAAAGGTAAAAGTTAAATTAATAGAAAATAAAATAATTATAGAAGATAAAGGGGAGGGAATACCTGAAGAGGAACTGGAAAAAGTTAAATATCCATTTTATACAACAAAACCAGGGGGTCTTGGAATGGGTTTACCTCTTACTGAAAGAATCTGTGAATTACATGGTTTTAAACTTATTCTTAAAAGTGAAAAAGGTAAAGGTACAGAGGCAATAATTGAACTTGTATGA